CACCTCCGGGTCGGCCGCCAGCGCTCGTGCCACGCCGACGCGCTGCTGTTGACCGCCGGAAAGCTGGTGCGGATAGCGACCGCGCAGCTGCGGATCCAGCCCCAGCAGAGCCATCAGCTCATCAATGCGGGCATCGATTTTCGCCCGGGGCCACTTCAGCAGCTGCGGCACGGTGGCGATATTCTGCGCCACCGTCCAGTGGGGAAAGAGGCCGATAGACTGAATGGCGTACCCCATGCGCCGCCGCAGAGCCAGCAGCGGCAGACTGCGGATCTCCTCCCCGGCAAAGCGGATAGTGCCCGCGTCGTGCTCCACCAGCCGGTTGATCATCTTCAGGGTAGTGGATTTTCCGGAGCCTGAGGTGCCGATCAGCACCGAAAAAGCCCCGGTTTTGAAGTGCAGATTGAGATCGCTGACCGCGCTCTGCCCGTTAAACATTTTGCTAACCTGCGTGAACTCGATCATGGCTCTTTTACCTTCAGCAGCGCTATCCATAAGCCAAAAAGTGCGTCGACGACCACCGCCAGGGCAATCGTTGGGATCACCCCCAGCAGCACCAGATCCAGGGCGCTGCTAAGCAGTCCCTGAAAGACCAGCGCCCCAAAGCCGCCCGCGCCAATCAGGGCGGCGATCACTGCCATACCCACCGTCTGCACCGTCACCACCCGCAGGCTGCGCAGCAGCACTGGCAGGGCCAGCGGCAGGCGCACCTGGAAGAAGCGCTGACGGGCGCTCATCCCCATTCCGGCCGCGCTCTCCAGCACGTCTCTGGGTACCTGGTTCAGGCCCGCCACGACCCCGCGCACCAGCGGCAGCAGGGCGTAAAGCACCAGCGCGATCAGCGCGGGCGTCAGGCCCGTTCCGGCAATACCGACGCGGCTAAGCGCGGGAAAGTGCGCGACCAGGCCGGCCAGCGGGGCAATCAGCAGACCAAACAGCGCCACGGAGGGCACGGTCTGGATAACGTTCAGCACGGTAAATACCGGTGCCTGCCGCGCCGGATGGCGGTAGCACCACAGCCCCAGCGCGCCGCCCAGCAGCAGCGCCGGAAGTAGCGTCCCCAGCAGCAGGACCAGGTGCTGGGCCAGGGCGTCGTTAAACACGTCCTGCCGGTTGGCATACTCTTTCATCAGCGAGAGATGATTCAGCGCCCCCAGGTGCAGGAGCAGCAGCGGCACCAGCCAGATCTGGGCCTGTAACAGCCAGCGCCAGAGGGGGTTAACGGTAAGGCGGCGGATGGCGTCGCTGCAGGCAAGCAGCGCCAGAGCCAGCCAGAGCCAGAGGCCGCTGCCGATGGAGGTGCGCGCCAGAGCGCTGCCCGACTGCGCCAGATCGGTAGCGGCTTTACCCGCCCCCCATACCAGCACAATAAAGCACAGCTCAGCCAGAGCCAGCGTCGCCACCAGCGGCCAGCGCCGGGGCAAAAAGCAGAGCGCGAAAAAGAGCAGCGGTACGGGAAGCCACAGCGCGGGCGAGTGCGGCCAAATCTGCCACAGCGCCCGGCTCTCGCCGGACATCAGCCGATTTGGCGCATAGTTGACAAAAGGCAGCAGCGCTGCCGCCAGAGCGAGCGCCACCAGCAGCAGCAAGACGCGATTATGACAGCGTATAGACACGTTCCTGTCCTGTCGGGCGGATTACTTCACCAGCCCTTTCTGTTTCAGATAGTCGGCGGCGACTTTTTTGGCATCCAGCCCTTCAACGGCGATGCTGGCATTAAGCTGCTGGAGCGTTTTCTCATCCAGGCTGGCAAATACCGGCTTCAGCCACTCTTCCAGCTGCGGATAGGCCTTCAGCACCGCCTCACGCACCACCGGCGTCGGGGCATAGATCGGCTGAACGCCTTTTGGATCGCTCAGGGTTTGCAGGCCAAGAGCCGCAACCGGGCCATCGGTACCGTAGGCCATCGCCGCGTTCACGCCAGAGGTCTGCTGAGCCGCCGCTTTAATGGTAACCGCCGTATCGCCCCCGGCCAGGGAGAGGAGCTGCTTCTGATCCAGCTTGAAGTCGTAGGCTTTTTCAAATGCCGGGAGGGCATCGGCGCGCTCGATAAACTCTGCCGACGCCGCCAGCTTAAACTCCCCGCCCTTTTTCAAATAACCGCTGAGATCGGCCAGCGAGGTGAGCTTGTTCTTCTCCGCCATCTCTTTGCGTACGGCGATGGTCCAGGTGTTGTTGGCCGGAGCCGGGGTCAGCCACACCAGCTTGTTCTGCTCAAAGTCGAGCTTTTTGACCTTCTCGTAGCCCTGCTGGGCGTTTTTCCATGCCGCATCGTTCTCATCTTTAAAGAAGAACGCGCCGTTGCCGGTGTACTCTGGATAGATGTCCAGCTCGCCGGAGGTGATCGCCCCGCGTACTACCGGCGTGGTTCCCAGCTGAACTTTATTGACGGTTTTTACGCCGTGGCTTTCCAGCACTTGCAGAATAATATTGCCGAGCAG
Above is a genomic segment from Enterobacter sp. C2 containing:
- a CDS encoding ABC transporter substrate-binding protein, whose amino-acid sequence is MAMIKTTLGSLVLMAAVSLPALAAEPVKVGSKIDTEGALLGNIILQVLESHGVKTVNKVQLGTTPVVRGAITSGELDIYPEYTGNGAFFFKDENDAAWKNAQQGYEKVKKLDFEQNKLVWLTPAPANNTWTIAVRKEMAEKNKLTSLADLSGYLKKGGEFKLAASAEFIERADALPAFEKAYDFKLDQKQLLSLAGGDTAVTIKAAAQQTSGVNAAMAYGTDGPVAALGLQTLSDPKGVQPIYAPTPVVREAVLKAYPQLEEWLKPVFASLDEKTLQQLNASIAVEGLDAKKVAADYLKQKGLVK
- a CDS encoding ABC transporter permease yields the protein MSIRCHNRVLLLLVALALAAALLPFVNYAPNRLMSGESRALWQIWPHSPALWLPVPLLFFALCFLPRRWPLVATLALAELCFIVLVWGAGKAATDLAQSGSALARTSIGSGLWLWLALALLACSDAIRRLTVNPLWRWLLQAQIWLVPLLLLHLGALNHLSLMKEYANRQDVFNDALAQHLVLLLGTLLPALLLGGALGLWCYRHPARQAPVFTVLNVIQTVPSVALFGLLIAPLAGLVAHFPALSRVGIAGTGLTPALIALVLYALLPLVRGVVAGLNQVPRDVLESAAGMGMSARQRFFQVRLPLALPVLLRSLRVVTVQTVGMAVIAALIGAGGFGALVFQGLLSSALDLVLLGVIPTIALAVVVDALFGLWIALLKVKEP